A stretch of DNA from Spirosoma endbachense:
CTATTTCCGTAAGCGTAAGCGATTTTAGACGTACGACTCGACAGCCCCTTCACATGACAGCTTATGCTCACTCAGCGCAGTTGGTCGAGAAAATCCGTTGTTGGTCGAGGGCTTCCACTGTTGAGGAGCTTACAGACGTTGTTGAGCTAATTAGCTGGTTTCAAATTAGGAGAGAACGTAAATTTACTCTTTCCCAGTGAAACACATTATGGACAATGGCCCGTTTTAGTATGCTTAAGCCTTACCGGGAAATAGGGGCGCAAGGGCTTTTCTGGCTAGGTTACTTCCTGTTCGAATGGCTCAATACCGGAGCCTACATGGATGACTTCCAGCAAAGCCTTTGTTACATTACATTGAATTTACCGCTGCTAATAGTTGCAGGCTACTGGCATCTTCTCATTACGGTCCGTCACTTTCTGTTGTCGAATCGACTGACTGGCTTTTGGATTAGTTTGATCGGCGGCTTACTGGTTTTCGGCCTGTTCCGGCGCGCCATCAGTTATACCTGGTACTATCCCGTCTATTATCCGGAAGGCTTGCTTAAACCTTACTTGTACTGGCCTAAAATTCTGGCCGAAGCCGTGCAATTGCATTTAGTGGTTGCCCTCTTTGTGGCGGTGAATCTGGTCCGGCATGCGCTTCACCAGCAGCAGTTAAGCGAGACCTACCGAAGAGAAAAACTCTCGGCCGAATACCGTCTTCTCCAATCGCAGGTCCAGCCCCATTTCTTGTTCAATACGCTCAATAACCTGATCTCGGTTTCTTTGCATCAACCGGCCCAGATGCCGCACTTACTGCAACGATTGGCCGGATTACTCAGCTACCAACTGCATGAAAGCCACCGCCCAACCGTAGCGATCACCAAAGAACTAGCGTATTTGACGGACTATATTTCGCTGGAACAAATTCGCTATAGAGATCGCCTGGATGTACAGACGAATTTTAGTGAGCTCACCAATCTGACGAATCTGATGATTCCACCGATGCTGCTGTTGCCCTTTGTGGAGAATGCCTTTAAGCATGGGGCCGCTCAAACCGAAGAAGCCTGCTGGATTCAATTGCAGCTCTCGCGAAGTGGTAAGCGCCTGATTTTTTCGGCCGAAAACTCGATACCCGATGGAGTGTCCAGCCCGGTAACAACGGGTTTAGGGTTAACCAACCTAAGAAAAAGACTGGACATTCTCTTTCCCGACAGCTATGAATTAGTTACACTCCAGGAGGACAGCCAGTTTCTGGCCGTCCTGAAATTTAATGTAGACTGATGGCGATTCGTTGTTTTGTGCTGGATGATGAACCCCTGGCAACTGATTTATTGAAAGATTACATCAGTCGGTTGCCTGATCTGGAACTGATTGGTGTTTCCAACAGTCCAACGCAAGCCTTACGAACGTTGCAGCAAATGCCGGTCGATGTGCTTTTTCTGGACATTCAGATGCCCCGGCTGAGTGGATTCGATTTACTGCGTCCATTGGGCTATCGGCCGAAAGTAATCTTTACGACGGCTTTTCGGGAGTATGCGCTCGACAGCTATGAATTTGACGTGCTGGATTTTCTGGTAAAACCCATTTCGTTCGAGCGGTTTCTCCAGTCAGTGGGAAAAATTTACCGATTTTCGCCAGCGGTCCCCATCCTACCAGAATCGCCGGAGCCGATTAAAGCCAGCAAAGACTATCAGTATTTCAAGGTTAACAAAGAGATGGTCAAACTCTTTCTGGAGGATATTTTATGGATTGAAGGGCTGAAGGATTACGTA
This window harbors:
- a CDS encoding sensor histidine kinase, which encodes MARFSMLKPYREIGAQGLFWLGYFLFEWLNTGAYMDDFQQSLCYITLNLPLLIVAGYWHLLITVRHFLLSNRLTGFWISLIGGLLVFGLFRRAISYTWYYPVYYPEGLLKPYLYWPKILAEAVQLHLVVALFVAVNLVRHALHQQQLSETYRREKLSAEYRLLQSQVQPHFLFNTLNNLISVSLHQPAQMPHLLQRLAGLLSYQLHESHRPTVAITKELAYLTDYISLEQIRYRDRLDVQTNFSELTNLTNLMIPPMLLLPFVENAFKHGAAQTEEACWIQLQLSRSGKRLIFSAENSIPDGVSSPVTTGLGLTNLRKRLDILFPDSYELVTLQEDSQFLAVLKFNVD
- a CDS encoding LytR/AlgR family response regulator transcription factor; translation: MAIRCFVLDDEPLATDLLKDYISRLPDLELIGVSNSPTQALRTLQQMPVDVLFLDIQMPRLSGFDLLRPLGYRPKVIFTTAFREYALDSYEFDVLDFLVKPISFERFLQSVGKIYRFSPAVPILPESPEPIKASKDYQYFKVNKEMVKLFLEDILWIEGLKDYVKIHTVSGTLVSYLRISYLEEKLPPDRFARIHKSFIVALDHIQAVSATYIRINNEEIPIGRIYKAKLEEVLQRD